TCGGCCTGCTGGTCGCGTTCGCGCTGGGCAAGATGTTCAGCTACGAGGGCCAGGTCATCGTGCCCGCCGCCGGCGGCCAGTTCTGCAACTCCGGCGTCTACAACTACGACACCTTCCGGCCGGGCCTGCGGGTCGACGGCACGCAGCTCAACCAGTTCTGCGTGCGGGTCAACGACTTCGACGCCACCTACCTGCACAACGGCCAGGCCGAGAGCTTCCACGCCGCCATCGAGTACCAGTCCGGCGCGGACCTGCGGACCGGCTCCTGGCGGCCGTTCCCGCTGGAGGTCAACAACCCGCTGCGCACCGCGGGCGACCGGCTCTACCTGCTCGGCCACGGCTACACCCCGCTGTTCACCGTCACCTTCCCCAACGGCGAGACGCGCACCGGCTCGACCCAGTGGCGGCCGGTCGACCAGCTCACGCTGGCCTCCGAGGGCGCGACCAAGTTCGACCCGCCGGACGTGCCGGACGCCGAGCAGCGCCGCAAGAGCCAGCTCGCCATCACCGGCCTGCTCGCGCCGACCGCCGTCTTCCAGGGCGAGCTGCTGGACTCGGCCTTCCCGGCGGCGAACGACCCGGCGGTGGCGATCGACGTCTACCGCGGCGACCTGGGCACCGACTCCGGGCGCGGCCAGTCGATCTTCTCCATCGACCGGCGGATGGTCGAGGACGGCAAGCTCAACAAGGTCGCCCGCGAGAACCTGAAGCAGGGCGAGGAGCTGACGCTGGACGACGGCACCGTCATCCGCTTCGACGGCGTCCGCGACTGGGTGTCGCTCCAGGTGTCCCACGACCCGACCCAGGTGTGGGTGCTGGCGTTCTCGGTGCTGGTCATCCTGGGTCTCGGCGTCTCGCTGAGCATCAAGCGCCGCCGCGTCTGGGTGCGGGCGACACCCCAGGAGGACGGGCGTACCGTTGTCGAGGTCGGCGGCCTCGCACGCACCGATCAGGCCGGGTACGGCGAGGAGTTCACGGTGCTCGCCCGTGACCTGACCACGTCCCGGGACCTGCTCGCGGACAAGGAGGAGGGCTGATGCCGGTCAACGCGACCCTGTCGACCTACAGCGACTGGACCTACGGCGCCGCCGTGGCGATCTACTTCTTCGCCGCGGTGCTGTACCTGTGCGAGGCGGCTTTCGCCCGGCCCGCGAAGGTCGAGCAGCAGGAGCTGGCCGCCGTCACCGGCGGCACCCGGGCCGACGGCACGTGGACACCGGGCCTGGTCACCAGGCCGGAGCGGTCCCGCGCCGAACGCCTCGGCCGGATGGGCGCGGCGCTGGCCGTGCTCGGCGCGCTGCTGCAGACCGCCTCGCTGGTGCTGCGGGGGATCGCGACCGAGCGCGCGCCGTGGGGCAACATGTACGAGTACGGCTCGCTGCTGACGCTCGCCGCCGTGGTGACCTGGCTGGTGCTGTCGCGCACGTTCCCGGTGCGCAAGCTCGGTGGTTTCGTGCTCGTGCCGATCGTCATCCTGATGTTCCTCGGCGGCACGGTCCTCTACGCCGACGCCGCGCCCGTGCAGCCCGCGCTCCAGTCGTACTGGCTCGTCGTGCACGTCTCGGTGATCTCGGTGTCCAGCGGCGTGCTCCTGGTGCCCGGCGTGGCCAGCGTCCTCTACCTGCTGAAGTCCTCGGACCGCGCCCGGTTCCGCAAGCTGCCCGATGCCGACGTGCTGGACCGGCTCGCCTACCGCAGCACGGTGTTCGCGTTCCCGCTGTTCACCATCGGCATCATCTGCGGCGCGATCTGGGCCGAGGCGGCGTGGGGCCGGTTCTGGGGCTGGGACCCGAAGGAGACCGTGGCGTTCGTCTCGTGGGTCGTCTACGCGGCGTACCTGCACGCGCGGGCGACCGCCGGCTGGCGCGGCAGGCCGGCCGCGTGGATCAACTCGCTCGGCTTCGCGCTGACGGTGTTCAACCTGTTCTTCATCAACCTCGTAACGACTGGGTTGCACTCGTACGCGGGCGTCGGCTGATCCCGTAGACCACAGAGGTCACGCGGTGTTCCCGACCTGTTCCAACGCTCGGGTGAGCTCACACCCAGTGTCGTGGAACCACTGGTCGCCGACTACCGTCGGACGCGTGGGGTCGGGGAGGTCTCGATCCGCTTCGCTCAGGGAGGACCCCAGCGGTGACCGGTCGCTACGAGAATCCTGAGCCGTCGTGGCAGCAGCCGACCGGAGCGGAGGGGCAGCAGCCGCCCAACCCGAACCAGTCGGGCGGCTACCAGGTCGAGCCGGGATCGGGTGCCCACTACGCAGAACCCCCGACCGTCTACCTGGACCCGTCGACGTCCGGCCCGGTGACCGGCCCGCCCTCGGGCGGCTTCCCCGCGCAGCCCCCCGGCCACCAATCCGGCTCCTACCCGGTCCAAGGCCACCAGTCCGGCTCCTACCCGGTCCAGGGCCAGCAGTCGGGCCCCTACCAGGTCTCCGGCAACCAGTCCGGCTCCTACCAGGTCTCCGGCGGCCAGTCCGGCCCGTACCCCGGCCCCAACCAGTCGGGCCGGCACCAGTACCCCGGCGGCTTCCCCAACAACTTCCCGCAGAGCGTCCAGCCCCAGCAGCAACAGCACCCGCAGTCCTCACCGCAGCGGGCCAACGCCAGCGACGTCTCCTCGCAGCAGCTGATCAAGCGCGCCAAGCGCCCACCGCAGTCCGGCTGGCGCAAGACCGTCCACTCGGTCACCGGTGGCCTGGTGAACCTGGGCGAGAGCCCCGCCGACATCCGCCGGCGCGAGCTGATCGGCCGGATCAACCAACCGCTGCGCGGCTGCTACAAGATCGCGATGCTGAGCCTCAAGGGCGGCGTCGGCAAGACCACCACGACGACCACGCTGGGCTCGACGTTCTCGTCGCTGCGCGGCGACCGGGTCATCGCCGTGGACGCCAACCCCGACCGGGGCACGCTGGCGCTGAAGGTGCCGAGGGAGACCACGGCCACCGTGCGGCACCTGCTGCGCGACGCCTCGAAGATCACCCGGTACAGCGACGTGCGCGCCTACACGTCGCAGTCGCCCAGCCGCCTCGAAGTGCTCGCGTCCGAGCAGGACCCGGCGGTGTCGGAGGCGTTCAGCGACCAGGACTACCTGCGCACGGTCGCGCTGCTGGAGCTGTTCTACAACATCGTGCTGACCGACTGCGGCACCGGCCTGATGCACTCGGCCATGAAGGGCGTGCTCGACCAGGCCGACTCGCTGGTGCTGGTCTCGTCCGGCTCGGTGGACGGCGCGCAGACGTCGGCGGCCACCCTGGACTGGCTGGACGCCCACGGCTACCGCGACCTGGTCGCGAAGTCCGTCGCCGTGATCAACTCGGTGCGGCCGGGCTCGGGCA
This genomic window from Saccharothrix sp. HUAS TT1 contains:
- a CDS encoding AAA family ATPase; the protein is MTGRYENPEPSWQQPTGAEGQQPPNPNQSGGYQVEPGSGAHYAEPPTVYLDPSTSGPVTGPPSGGFPAQPPGHQSGSYPVQGHQSGSYPVQGQQSGPYQVSGNQSGSYQVSGGQSGPYPGPNQSGRHQYPGGFPNNFPQSVQPQQQQHPQSSPQRANASDVSSQQLIKRAKRPPQSGWRKTVHSVTGGLVNLGESPADIRRRELIGRINQPLRGCYKIAMLSLKGGVGKTTTTTTLGSTFSSLRGDRVIAVDANPDRGTLALKVPRETTATVRHLLRDASKITRYSDVRAYTSQSPSRLEVLASEQDPAVSEAFSDQDYLRTVALLELFYNIVLTDCGTGLMHSAMKGVLDQADSLVLVSSGSVDGAQTSAATLDWLDAHGYRDLVAKSVAVINSVRPGSGKVDLDKLAAHFAQRCRAVVRIPFDTHLEEGAEIELDKLAPDTRLALLELAATVADDFPNN
- a CDS encoding cytochrome c biogenesis protein ResB, producing the protein MRTALTLLFLLALGAMPGALLPQRSLNSLKVDEYIAEHGWWGRLLDELQFYDVYASYWFSAVYVLLFVSLVGCLLPRTWEYFKQMRAKPVLTPRNLARMPHHASAGTTASPRAVIEHAEQRLKGWRTVVREEADGARTISAERGFLRETGNLVFHFSLLGLLVAFALGKMFSYEGQVIVPAAGGQFCNSGVYNYDTFRPGLRVDGTQLNQFCVRVNDFDATYLHNGQAESFHAAIEYQSGADLRTGSWRPFPLEVNNPLRTAGDRLYLLGHGYTPLFTVTFPNGETRTGSTQWRPVDQLTLASEGATKFDPPDVPDAEQRRKSQLAITGLLAPTAVFQGELLDSAFPAANDPAVAIDVYRGDLGTDSGRGQSIFSIDRRMVEDGKLNKVARENLKQGEELTLDDGTVIRFDGVRDWVSLQVSHDPTQVWVLAFSVLVILGLGVSLSIKRRRVWVRATPQEDGRTVVEVGGLARTDQAGYGEEFTVLARDLTTSRDLLADKEEG
- the ccsB gene encoding c-type cytochrome biogenesis protein CcsB translates to MPVNATLSTYSDWTYGAAVAIYFFAAVLYLCEAAFARPAKVEQQELAAVTGGTRADGTWTPGLVTRPERSRAERLGRMGAALAVLGALLQTASLVLRGIATERAPWGNMYEYGSLLTLAAVVTWLVLSRTFPVRKLGGFVLVPIVILMFLGGTVLYADAAPVQPALQSYWLVVHVSVISVSSGVLLVPGVASVLYLLKSSDRARFRKLPDADVLDRLAYRSTVFAFPLFTIGIICGAIWAEAAWGRFWGWDPKETVAFVSWVVYAAYLHARATAGWRGRPAAWINSLGFALTVFNLFFINLVTTGLHSYAGVG